One Fusarium falciforme chromosome 1, complete sequence genomic window carries:
- a CDS encoding Mitochondrial-processing peptidase subunit beta, producing the protein MASRRLALNLSRGLRNRAGLSAAAPLTRGFATPSTVGKTQTTTLRNGLTVATEHSPFAQTSTVGVWIDAGSRAETDETNGTAHFLEHLAFKGTAKRSQQQLELEIENMGGHLNAYTSRENTVYFAKAFNSDVPQCVDILSDILQNSLLEQSAIERERDVILRESEEVEKQVEEVVFDHLHATAFQHQPLGRTILGPRQNIRDITRTELVNYIKNNYTADRMVLVGAGGIPHEQLVELAEKHFSGLPSSGPKNSAYLLSKQKADFMGSDVRVRDDAMPTANIALAVEGVSWNSEDYFTALVAQAIVGNYDKAVGQAPHQGSKLSGWVHKHDIANSFMSFSTSYSDTGLWGIYLVSDKPDRVDDLVHFAIREWMRLCTNVSGAETERAKAQLKASILLSLDGTTAVAEDIGRQLVTTGRRMAPGEIERKIDAITEKDIMDFANRKLWDRDIAVSAVGTIEGLFDYQRLRNTMKPKF; encoded by the exons ATGGCGTCCCGGAGACTAGCTTTGAACCTCTCCCGAGGTCTGCGAAACCGTGCTGGTCTTTCGGCCGCCGCTCCCTTGACACGAGGCTTTGCCACGCCCTCGACCGTCGGCAAGACTCAGACCACAACTCTTCGCAATGGATTGACC GTCGCGACCGAGCACTCCCCCTTTGCGCAAACCTCGACCGTCGGCGTGTGGATTGACGCTGGTTCCCGGGCTGAGACTGATGAGACCAATGGCACCGCGCACttcctcgagcatctcgccTTCAAG GGAACGGCCAAGCGTTCTCAGCAGCAATTGGAGCTGGAGATTGAGAACATGGGTGGCCACTTGAACGCCTACACCTCG CGCGAGAACACCGTCTACTTCGCCAAGGCCTTCAACTCTGACGTCCCCCAGTGCGTCGACATCCTCTCCGACATTCTCCAGAACTCCCTGCTCGAGCAGTCCGCCATTGAGCGCGAGCGCGACGTTATCCTCCGAGAGtccgaggaggttgagaagcaggtcgaggaggttgtcTTTGACCACCTCCACGCCACTGCCTTCCAGCACCAGCCTCTTGGCCGCACCATCCTCGGCCCCCGCCAGAACATCCGCGACATTACCCGAACCGAGCTCGTCAACTACATCAAGAACAACTACACTGCTGACCGCATGGTTCTTGTCGGTGCTGGCGGTATCCCCCACGAGCAGCTCGTCGAGCTCGCTGAGAAGCACTTCAGCGGCCTCCCCAGCAGCGGCCCCAAGAACAGCGCCTACCTGCTCTCCAAGCAGAAGGCTGACTTCATGGGTTCCGATGTCCGTGTCCGTGATGACGCCATGCCCACTGCCAACATCGCTCTGGCCGTTGAGGGTGTCAGCTGGAACTCGGAGGACTACTTCACTGCCCTCGTTGCCCAGGCTATCGTCGGCAACTACGACAAGGCTGTTGGCCAGGCTCCCCACCAGGGCAGCAAGCTCAGCGGCTGGGTCCACAAGCATGATATCGCCAACAGCTTCATGAGCTTCTCCACCAGCTACAGCGACACTGG TCTCTGGGGTATCTACCTCGTCTCCGACAAGCCTGACCGAGTCGACGACCTTGTCCACTTCGCCATCCGCGAGTGGATGCGTCTCTGCACCAACGTCAGCGGTGCTGAGACTGAGCGTGCTAAGGCTCAGCTCAAGGCTTCCATCCTCCTGTCCCTCGACGGCACCACTGCCGTTGCCGAGGACATTGGCCGACAGCTCGTCACCACTGGCCGCCGCATGGCTCCCGGCGAGATCGAGCGCAAGATTGACGCCATCACTGAGAAGGATATCATGGACTTTGCTAACCGAAAACTCTGGGACCGGGATATCGCCGTCAGCGCGGTGGGTACCATTGAGGGTCTCTTCGACTACCAGAGACTCCGCAACACCATGAAGCCCAAGTTTTAA
- a CDS encoding LYR motif-containing protein 2, with translation MVFSTRLLNLSRGYATRPSSSRLKPTLSLDQFIQRARVLSLYRTILRGTKRIADPATRAESRKYARDEFDRHRGVSDASQIRYLLSRGKTEWEGMERYIDGM, from the exons ATGGTCTTCAGCACTCGCCTGCTGAATCTCAGCCGTGGCTATGCCACCCGGCCTAGTAGTTCTCGTCTTAAGCCAACTCTGAGTCTTGACCAG TTTATCCAAAGAGCACGAGTCTTGTCCCTCTACCGCACAATTCTACGAGGGACAAAGCGAATTGCAGACCCTGCTACGAGAGCCGAGTCCCGCAAGTACGCTCGGGACGAGTTTGACAGACACCGCGGCGTATCAGACGCA TCTCAAATCAGATATCTGCTGTCGAGGGGAAAGACGGAATGGGAAGGTATGGAGAGGTATATCGATGGTATGTAG
- a CDS encoding Inosine-5'-monophosphate dehydrogenase, translating into MSASVLDYRTALEVLGEYKQKDGLDLHELMDTTKHGGLTYNDFLLLPGYIGFAASEVTLDAPITKRITLKTPFVSSPMDTVTEHEMAIHMALQGGLGVIHHNCSPEAQADMVRKVKRYENGFILDPIVIAPNTTVGEAKALKEKWGFGGFPVTEDGKLGSKLLGIVTNRDIQFEEDHDHDISNVMVTDLITAPDGVTLVEANKILAKSKKGKLPIVDKDFNLVSMISRSDLTKNQHFPFASKLPDSKQLLCAAAIGTRPEDKLRLQKLVDAGLDIVILDSSQGNSMYQIEMIKWIKSEFPGLDVIGGNVVTREQAASLIAAGVDGLRIGMGSGSACITQEVMAVGRPQAAAVYSVSRFAARFGVPCIADGGVQNVGHIVKGLALGASTVMMGGLLAGTTESPGTSFVSREGKLVKAYRGMGSIDAMQDKKAGGGGKDSQKSNAGTARYFSEGDSVLVAQGVSGAVAHRGSINKFIPYLAAGLKHSLQDSGMVSLEGMHSAAEAGDLRFELRTASAQLEGNVNMESYEKKLYA; encoded by the exons ATGTCCGCCTCCGTCCTCGACTACCGCACCGCCCTCGAGGTGCTCGGCGAGTACAAGCAGAAGGATGGCCTCGACCTGCACGAGCTGATGGACACCACCAAGCACGGTGGCCTCACGTACAACGATTTCCTCCTTCTGCCTGGCTACATTGGCTTTGCCGCTTCCGAGGTGACCCTTGATGCCCCCATCACCAAGCGCATCACCCTCAAGACCCCCTTCGTCTCGTCCCCCATGGACACGGTCACCGAGCACGAGATGGCCATCCACATGGCTCTCCAGGGCGGTCTGGGTGTCATTCACCACAACTGCTCGCCTGAGGCTCAGGCCGACATGGTCCGCAAGGTCAAGCGATACGAGAACGGTTTCATCCTCGACCCCATCGTCATTGCCCCCAACACCACTGtcggcgaggccaaggcgcTTAAGGAGAAATGGGGCTTTGGTGGTTTCCCCGTCACTG AGGACGGCAAGCTGGGATCCAAGCTCCTGGGTATTGTTACCAACCGAGACATCCAGTTCGAGGAGGACCACGACCATGACATCTCCAACGTCATGGTCACCGACCTCATCACTGCCCCCGATGGTGTCACTCTGGTCGAGGCGAATAAGATTCttgccaagtccaagaagggcaagctcCCCATCGTCGACAAGGACTTCAACCTTGTTTCCATGATCTCGCGTTCCGACTTGACCAAGAACCAGCACTTCCCCTTTGCTTCCAAGCTCCCCGACAGCAAGCAGCTCCTCTGCGCTGCTGCCATTGGCACTCGCCCCGAGGACAAGCTCCGCCTGCAGAAGCTGGTTGATGCTGGTCTTGACATTGTCATCCTGGACAGCTCCCAGGGCAACAGCATGTACCAGATTGAGATGATCAAGTGGATCAAGAGCGAGTTCCCTGGCCTCGACGTCATTGGCGGAAACGTCGTGACTCGTGAGCAGGCTGCCTCTCTGATCGCTGCTGGTGTCGACGGTCTCCGAATTGGTATGGGCAGTGGATCTGCCTGTATCACCCAGGAGGTCATGGCCGTCGGTCGTCCTCAGGCTGCTGCCGTGTACAGCGTCAGCCGCTTTGCTGCTCGGTTCGGCGTCCCCTGCATTGCCGATGGTGGTGTTCAGAACGTTGGCCACATTGTCAAGGGCCTTGCCCTGGGCGCCTCGACTGTCATGATGGGTGGTCTCCTGGCTGGTACCACCGAGTCCCCCGGTACCTCGTTCGTGTCGCGCGAGGGTAAGCTTGTCAAGGCCTACCGAGGTATGGGCAGCATCGATGCCATGcaggacaagaaggctggtggtggtggcaagGACAGCCAGAAGAGCAACGCCGGAACTGCCCGCTACTTCTCCGAGGGTGACAGCGTTCTGGTTGCTCAGGGTGTCTCTGGTGCCGTGGCTCACCGAGG CTCGATCAACAAGTTCATCCCCTACCTCGCTGCGGGTCTTAAGCACTCTCTCCAGGACAGCGGCATGGTCAGCCTGGAGGGTATGCACTCGGCGGCCGAGGCTGGTGACCTTCGCTTCGAGCTCCGCACGGCGAGCGCCCAGCTGGAGGGCAACGTCAACATGGAGTCTTATGAGAAGAAGCTCTACGCGTAA
- a CDS encoding Ribosomal protein: MASLFRTLSLSARSLSPSNALGAFATRATWSMGALPSLFASPSAAPVSRALGGGLMQQTRGMKVHSSVKKRCEHCKVVRRKAGKRHNGYLYIICKANPRHKQRQG; this comes from the exons ATGGCTTCCCTTTTCCGCACCCTCTCGCTCTCCGCGAGGTCTCTGAGCCCCAGCAATGCCTTGGGCGCTTTTGCGACCCGGGCCACCTGGTCAATGGGCGCCTTGCCCTCGCTCTTTGCGAGCCCCTCTGCCGCGCCTGTCTCGCGggccctcggcggcggcttgATGCAGCAGACTCGAGGCATGAAGGTTCACAGCTCGGTCAAGAAGCGATGCGAGCACTGCAAG GTTGTCCGACGGAAAGCCGGCAAGCGACACAACGGATACTTGTACATCATCTGCAAGGCGAACCCTCGACACAAGCAGCGACAAGGTTGA
- a CDS encoding N-alpha-acetyltransferase 40, translating to MAETEEASASSRKPIKRLVGRRRQPNPIEIANKKSDEDFVQEYVKPSSDGWPQWTHPRNDTVYTLSLSRPTAMRDDELEACFDLVDETSGEDYRNSSLGWHPAMKRREMRSPDLRYILVKDGDGKINGFISLMPTFENHEPVVYCYEIHLKLELQGTGLGRRLMGYLMDVGDNIASIDKVMLTCFVSNASGLKFYEKLGFDKDDYSPRERKLRGGKVVIPDYVILSRPTASGGVVKSRTRRPQVEKQ from the exons ATGGCAGAAACGGAGGAGGCGTCTGCCTCATCTAGGAAGCCCATCAAGAGACTTGTTGGAAGACGTCGACAGCCGAATCCGATCGAGATCGCCAATAAAAAGTCCGACGAGGACTTTGTCCAGGAATATGTCAAACCAAG CAGCGATGGCTGGCCTCAATGGACGCATCCCCGAAACGACACAGTCTACACCTTAAGTCTCTCGCGCCCTACCGCGATGCGCGACGACGAGCTCGAGGCGTGCTTCGATCTGGTTGACGAGACGAGCGGTGAAGACTATCGAAACTCGTCGCTGGGGTGGCACCcggcgatgaagaggagggagatgCGATCTCCAGATCTTCGGTACATTCTGGTCAAAGACGGTGATGGCAAGATCAACGGCTTCATATCATTGATGCCTACCTTTGAAAACCACGAGCCAGTGGTGTACTGTTATGAAATCCACTTGAAGCTGGAGCTGCAGGG GACTGGTCTGGGCAGAAGGCTTATGGGGTACCTTATGGACGTTGGCGACAACATCGCTTCGATCGACAAGGTGATGCTCACATGCTTCGTGAGCAACGCCTCGGGGCTCAAGTTCTACGAGAAGCTGGGGTTCGACAAGGACGACTACTCGCCAAGGGAGCGGAAGCTACGGGGAGGCAAGGTGGTGATTCCGGACTATGTGATCTTAAGCCGGCCGACGGCGAGCGGAGGTGTCGTCAAGTCCCGGACCCGTCGACCACAAGTTGAGAAGCAGTGA